In Terriglobia bacterium, the following proteins share a genomic window:
- a CDS encoding AMP-binding protein has product MDKNNHPMQTLVELLPSIERLGGREAVRWSNGYRTWTATYRDLYGRIGACVEYFDRQGLRKGDRVMIWAENRVEWMAAFWACVARGIEAVPVDYRFSKELAGRIRIGSRAKLVIDDTSLDAIAALPPVNRFTPSTVIADDVVEIVYTSGTTGEPKGVVHRHRNICSNLRPFQQEIAKYRRWAAPFQPVRILDLLPLSHMFGQSQGLYIPLFLEGSVAFTTEIHPSKVIRFIHDNRISVAVCVPKILENLKNEVQRRGITADRVSGLLRTMWRHRKTHRTFGWKFWAFVVGGARVDPELEEFWKALGYAVIQGYGLTEASPVVSVNHPFDTRTGSLGKVVPGQDVVIAPDGEILVRGESVTTDEEWLHTGDLGELDSEGRLYYRGRKKDLIVTPEGLNIYPEDVEKVLNSLPEIRESAVVGGDHVHAVLILNTPGTDVDALIRRANERLEAHQRIRSWSLWPGDDFPRTPSTLKIKRQEVARQMTAGAVDDRARTRQPGSPSPVTDLSAMSSLERVELLSELENKYQMEFDEDSFARLKSNQDLEAWLRVPERTAAPAEPETPLSEWARSFPVRSFRSVFQHLIALPLYRHYLPLTVSGLENLRDVHSPVIFAANHTSHLDVPTIYAALPHRWHPLLAPAMMKDHFRAYFEPAGHPLTETAAVAAAYFLACSIYNAYPLPQHMSGTRRALEYTADLLDRGHCPIVFPEGLRTTDGKMHPFRPGIGMMAVRLRVPVVPIRIRGLYEIYSVHDSWPRRGPVEVSIGTPLRFHPDTSYAEAADEIERVVRNL; this is encoded by the coding sequence GTGGATAAGAACAACCATCCGATGCAAACACTTGTCGAGCTTCTGCCATCGATCGAGCGGCTCGGCGGCCGGGAAGCCGTCCGATGGTCCAACGGATACCGGACCTGGACCGCAACATATCGCGATCTCTACGGCAGGATCGGCGCTTGTGTTGAATATTTCGACCGGCAGGGCCTGCGCAAAGGCGATCGCGTCATGATCTGGGCGGAAAACCGCGTCGAGTGGATGGCGGCATTCTGGGCCTGCGTCGCGCGAGGCATCGAAGCCGTTCCGGTCGATTACCGGTTTTCGAAAGAGCTCGCCGGCCGTATCCGGATCGGATCGCGTGCAAAGCTCGTGATCGACGATACTTCGCTGGACGCCATTGCGGCATTGCCACCGGTGAACCGCTTCACACCGAGCACAGTGATCGCGGACGATGTGGTCGAGATCGTTTACACCTCCGGCACGACCGGCGAGCCGAAGGGCGTCGTCCACCGGCATCGCAACATCTGTTCGAACCTGAGGCCGTTTCAGCAAGAGATCGCGAAGTATCGAAGATGGGCGGCGCCCTTCCAACCGGTCCGGATCCTCGACCTCCTGCCCTTGAGCCATATGTTCGGGCAATCGCAGGGTCTCTACATTCCGTTATTTCTGGAGGGATCGGTCGCATTCACAACGGAAATTCACCCGAGCAAGGTTATCCGGTTTATCCACGATAATCGAATTTCGGTCGCCGTGTGTGTTCCGAAGATTCTCGAAAATCTCAAAAACGAAGTGCAGCGGCGCGGCATTACCGCCGATCGCGTGTCCGGCCTGCTCCGGACGATGTGGCGGCACCGGAAAACCCACCGCACGTTCGGATGGAAGTTCTGGGCATTCGTAGTCGGTGGCGCGCGCGTCGATCCGGAACTCGAAGAATTCTGGAAGGCGCTCGGTTATGCGGTTATCCAGGGCTATGGCTTGACGGAAGCGAGTCCGGTCGTATCGGTGAATCATCCATTCGACACGCGCACCGGATCGTTGGGAAAAGTCGTTCCGGGACAGGACGTCGTCATTGCGCCCGACGGCGAAATCCTGGTTCGCGGGGAAAGCGTCACGACAGACGAAGAGTGGCTTCATACCGGCGATCTGGGTGAACTCGACTCCGAGGGGCGTCTTTACTATCGCGGCCGCAAGAAGGATCTGATCGTGACGCCGGAGGGTTTGAACATTTACCCCGAGGACGTAGAAAAGGTTCTCAACAGCCTTCCGGAAATCCGCGAAAGCGCGGTCGTCGGAGGCGACCACGTTCATGCCGTACTGATATTGAATACGCCGGGCACCGACGTCGATGCCCTCATCCGCCGGGCCAACGAACGGCTCGAGGCACACCAGCGCATTCGATCGTGGTCGCTCTGGCCCGGCGACGACTTCCCTCGCACGCCGTCCACGCTTAAGATCAAGCGGCAGGAAGTGGCGCGGCAGATGACTGCAGGCGCGGTCGATGACCGCGCACGAACCAGACAACCGGGCAGCCCTTCGCCGGTAACCGATCTGAGCGCCATGTCGTCGCTCGAGCGTGTGGAACTGCTCTCCGAGCTGGAAAACAAATACCAGATGGAGTTCGACGAAGATTCGTTTGCCAGACTCAAATCCAACCAGGATCTCGAAGCCTGGCTCCGCGTTCCGGAGAGGACCGCAGCTCCGGCCGAGCCGGAGACGCCTTTGTCCGAGTGGGCCCGCTCATTTCCCGTCCGTTCATTCCGCAGTGTCTTCCAGCATCTGATCGCGCTCCCCTTGTATCGCCACTACCTGCCGCTGACGGTTTCGGGCCTGGAAAACCTGAGAGATGTCCATTCGCCCGTCATCTTTGCCGCAAACCATACCAGCCATCTCGACGTTCCGACCATCTATGCCGCGCTACCGCACCGCTGGCATCCGCTTCTCGCTCCCGCGATGATGAAAGATCACTTCCGCGCGTACTTCGAACCCGCAGGACACCCGCTGACGGAGACAGCAGCGGTGGCCGCTGCGTATTTTCTGGCCTGTTCGATTTACAACGCCTATCCTCTGCCTCAACACATGTCCGGAACGCGGCGCGCGCTGGAATATACGGCGGATCTGCTGGATCGCGGTCACTGTCCGATCGTCTTCCCTGAAGGGCTGCGGACAACGGACGGCAAAATGCACCCGTTTCGTCCCGGCATCGGCATGATGGCGGTCCGTCTCCGCGTGCCCGTGGTGCCCATCCGCATTCGCGGCCTTTACGAAATCTATTCGGTGCACGACTCCTGGCCGCGCCGTGGACCGGTAGAGGTTTCGATCGGAACGCCACTGCGGTTCCACCCGGACACGAGTTATGCGGAGGCGGCCGACGAAATCGAACGCGTGGTGCGAAATCTCTGA
- a CDS encoding cysteine hydrolase — MNTKPAAHNEDLHGNVPDVCSAALFNDNKSMWRSDYRSIIRHCLSPDAPGRPLVENLVPSSDDYVVLKPKHSAFYATPLEALLSYLKTRTIILTGLTTDACILSTACEIHIRDFDLFVPADCVAARKKDLHGMALKLMTKSFDAISTPSPRLHLKRMLRET; from the coding sequence ATGAACACAAAACCCGCTGCTCATAACGAAGATCTGCACGGCAATGTGCCGGACGTCTGCTCCGCGGCCCTGTTCAACGACAATAAGAGCATGTGGAGGTCGGATTATCGGAGCATTATCAGGCATTGTTTGTCCCCGGATGCTCCCGGCCGACCACTCGTGGAAAATCTGGTGCCATCTTCCGACGATTATGTCGTCCTGAAGCCCAAACATTCGGCCTTCTATGCGACCCCTCTGGAAGCCCTGTTGTCGTATTTGAAGACGCGCACCATTATCCTGACGGGATTGACTACGGACGCTTGCATTCTGAGCACAGCTTGCGAAATCCACATTCGGGATTTCGATCTCTTCGTTCCCGCCGATTGCGTCGCCGCGCGCAAAAAGGACCTGCACGGCATGGCGCTGAAGCTGATGACGAAGAGCTTCGACGCCATATCCACACCCTCCCCAAGGCTTCATCTCAAACGAATGCTCCGCGAAACCTGA
- a CDS encoding ABC transporter substrate-binding protein: MSSAQLRIMVYRHSVFYSPLITTIAGGFLEDEGLSAAYFQKPPQRNLYDMFRAGEIDIMQAAVSTSWDPLSKGIRDIPVHFAQINQRDGFFLTARAPAAPFDWKQLEGANLLADHAQQPLAMLKYGLHRKGVDLKRVHFVNAGAPDATEKAFREGQGDFLHQQGPGPQQLELDGVGTVVAAIGDAVPPVAFSSLMAAREFLKTPEAGAFKRAYLRGLRFVIQSPAREIADIEAPFFPGTSIEAMTEAISRYQQLGTWRSDPNITREQYEVAMDVFIFAETFKERYAYQDVVVQY, from the coding sequence ATGTCCAGCGCACAACTGCGTATCATGGTTTATCGCCACTCTGTTTTTTACAGCCCGCTGATTACAACGATCGCAGGCGGATTTCTCGAAGACGAAGGTCTGTCGGCCGCATATTTCCAGAAGCCTCCTCAGCGCAATCTGTACGACATGTTTCGCGCCGGCGAGATCGATATCATGCAGGCGGCGGTGTCGACCAGCTGGGATCCGCTCTCGAAAGGCATTCGCGACATCCCGGTGCACTTCGCTCAAATCAACCAGCGTGACGGCTTCTTTTTGACCGCGCGGGCGCCGGCCGCGCCATTCGACTGGAAGCAACTGGAAGGCGCGAACCTGCTCGCGGATCACGCGCAGCAGCCTCTGGCGATGTTGAAGTATGGCCTGCACCGGAAGGGCGTGGATCTGAAGCGCGTGCATTTCGTCAATGCCGGCGCACCCGATGCGACGGAGAAAGCGTTTCGGGAGGGGCAGGGAGATTTCCTTCACCAGCAGGGGCCGGGTCCGCAGCAACTCGAACTCGATGGCGTCGGCACGGTTGTCGCAGCGATCGGGGACGCCGTTCCGCCTGTTGCGTTCAGCAGCCTGATGGCGGCGCGGGAATTTCTCAAAACGCCTGAAGCCGGCGCCTTCAAGCGCGCCTACCTTCGCGGGCTCCGGTTTGTGATTCAATCGCCCGCGCGTGAGATTGCGGATATCGAAGCGCCGTTCTTTCCGGGAACTTCGATCGAGGCGATGACCGAAGCAATCTCGCGTTACCAGCAGCTCGGGACGTGGAGATCGGATCCCAATATCACCCGCGAGCAATACGAGGTTGCCATGGATGTCTTTATCTTCGCGGAAACATTCAAAGAACGCTATGCGTATCAGGATGTTGTCGTTCAATATTAG